The proteins below are encoded in one region of Pseudomonas putida S13.1.2:
- a CDS encoding amidohydrolase, with the protein MRDLSTLPNLKVALVQTTLAWHDREANYAHFEVLLEQVGEVDLVILPEMFTTGFSMQSESLAEPENGPTYKWLKAQAKKCNAVITGSVIIQAADGSHRNRLLWARPDGEILHYDKRHLFRMAGEHKHYTPGERQVQFELKGWRIRPLICYDLRFPVWSRDAQDTDLLLYTANWPAARRQHWNRLLPARGIENLCYVAAVNRVGTDGKGFAYSGDSQVLDFQGESLLSAGEADGVFTAVLSAPELAAYRAKFPANLDADTFELH; encoded by the coding sequence ATGCGCGATCTGAGCACACTGCCCAACCTGAAAGTCGCCCTGGTGCAAACGACCCTGGCCTGGCACGACCGCGAGGCCAACTATGCACACTTCGAGGTGCTGCTGGAGCAGGTGGGGGAGGTGGACCTGGTGATCCTGCCAGAAATGTTCACCACCGGCTTCTCGATGCAGTCCGAAAGCCTGGCCGAGCCGGAAAACGGCCCGACCTACAAATGGCTCAAGGCCCAGGCGAAGAAGTGCAACGCGGTGATTACCGGCAGCGTGATCATCCAGGCCGCCGATGGCAGCCACCGCAACCGCCTGTTGTGGGCCCGGCCGGACGGCGAGATATTGCACTACGACAAGCGCCACTTGTTCCGCATGGCCGGTGAGCACAAGCACTACACCCCAGGCGAACGCCAGGTGCAGTTCGAGCTCAAGGGCTGGCGGATTCGCCCGTTGATCTGCTATGACCTGCGCTTCCCGGTGTGGAGCCGTGACGCCCAGGACACTGACCTGCTGCTGTACACCGCCAACTGGCCGGCTGCGCGCCGCCAACACTGGAACCGCCTGTTGCCGGCGCGGGGCATCGAGAACCTGTGCTATGTGGCGGCAGTGAACCGGGTGGGCACGGACGGCAAGGGCTTTGCCTATTCGGGCGACAGCCAGGTGCTGGACTTCCAGGGCGAGAGCCTGCTTAGTGCAGGCGAGGCAGACGGGGTGTTTACAGCCGTGTTGAGTGCGCCGGAACTGGCGGCGTACCGGGCCAAGTTCCCGGCCAACCTGGATGCCGATACCTTCGAACTCCACTGA
- a CDS encoding pyridoxal phosphate-dependent aminotransferase produces MIRSKLPNVGTTIFTTMSQLAVQTGALNLSQGFPDFNGPQALLDAVGRHVAAGHNQYSPMTGLPALRQQVAAKVARLYGAQVDADQEVTITPGATEAIFCAIQAVVHAGDEVIVFDPCYDSYEPSVELAGGRCVHVQLSDGDFRIDWQKFSDALSPRTRMVILNSPHNPSGALITREDLEQLATLIADRDIYLVSDEVYEHLVYDGVRHASVLAHEQLYQRAFVVSSFGKTYHVTGWKTGYVIAPPALSAELRKVHQYVNFCGVTPLQCALADFMAEHPEHIDELPAFYQAKRDLFCGLLEGSRFDFTRTAGTYFQLVDYSQIRPDLNDIDMSLWLTREHGVASIPVSVFYQQPIPEQRLVRLCFAKREETLRQAAERLCAI; encoded by the coding sequence ATGATCCGCAGCAAACTGCCGAATGTCGGCACGACCATCTTCACCACCATGTCCCAGCTCGCCGTGCAGACTGGCGCGCTCAACCTGTCCCAGGGTTTCCCTGATTTCAACGGCCCGCAGGCCCTGCTCGATGCAGTGGGCCGGCATGTGGCTGCCGGGCACAACCAGTATTCGCCAATGACCGGTCTGCCGGCTTTGCGCCAGCAGGTGGCGGCCAAGGTGGCGCGGCTGTATGGCGCACAGGTGGATGCCGACCAGGAAGTGACCATCACCCCCGGTGCCACCGAGGCGATCTTCTGTGCCATCCAGGCGGTGGTCCACGCCGGTGACGAGGTCATTGTCTTCGACCCGTGCTACGACAGCTACGAGCCGTCGGTGGAACTGGCCGGTGGCCGCTGCGTGCATGTGCAGCTGAGCGACGGCGACTTCCGTATCGACTGGCAGAAGTTCAGCGATGCCCTGAGCCCGCGCACCCGCATGGTCATCCTCAATTCGCCGCACAACCCCAGTGGCGCTCTGATCACTCGCGAAGACCTTGAGCAGTTGGCAACGCTGATTGCTGACCGCGATATCTACCTGGTCAGCGATGAGGTCTACGAGCATCTGGTTTACGACGGTGTTCGCCACGCCAGCGTGCTGGCCCACGAGCAGTTGTATCAACGTGCCTTTGTGGTCAGTTCGTTCGGCAAGACCTACCACGTGACCGGCTGGAAGACCGGCTATGTGATCGCGCCGCCGGCGTTGAGTGCAGAGCTGCGCAAGGTGCATCAGTACGTCAACTTCTGTGGCGTGACGCCGCTGCAGTGCGCCCTGGCCGACTTCATGGCCGAGCACCCTGAGCATATCGATGAACTGCCGGCTTTCTACCAGGCCAAGCGCGACCTGTTCTGCGGATTGCTGGAAGGCTCACGCTTCGACTTTACCCGCACGGCGGGCACTTATTTCCAGCTGGTGGACTACTCGCAGATCCGCCCGGACCTGAACGATATCGACATGTCGCTATGGCTCACCCGCGAGCACGGCGTGGCGAGCATCCCGGTATCGGTGTTCTACCAGCAACCCATCCCCGAGCAACGCCTGGTACGCCTGTGCTTTGCCAAACGTGAGGAGACGCTGCGTCAGGCAGCGGAACGACTATGCGCGATCTGA
- a CDS encoding PepSY domain-containing protein, which produces MVKKTLFQLHWFFGITAGLVLALMGITGALYSFQEELLRAFNADVLKVEVRAEGVLPPAELVQRVEAQQHDKVSMLWVDVREGNAARIFFTPAPGERRGELRYADPYTGELKGEVAGQGFFNLMLNLHRFLAMGNTGRQITGACTLMLVFFCLSGLYLRWPRKALDWRTWLTFDWAKKGRAFNWDLHAVAGTWCLLFYLLFALTGLFWSYEWYREGLNKLLADAPAAGQQQKRGEGRGRHGPQKVDKNAPPLVVDYDAIWANLKDAAGPGLAAYNLRLPPVGGQPANLFYLLDNADHPRAFNTLELDPATGQVKRHDRYSDKSFKAQLLQSVYALHVGEYFGLPGRIIVTIASLTMPLFFVTGWLLYLDRRRKKRQVRAARGNVASSNASDDSWLIGFASQSGFAEQLAWQSAGQLQAAGLPVQVRALAELREDDLRQARRALFVVSTFGDGEAPDSARAFERKVLGQPWALNNLNYALLALGDRQYPHFCGFARRLQAWLGERGASSAFSPVEVDNADQAALQQWQQELAQLTGAQPVAAWQPPSFGNWSLVRRELLNPGSQGQPVYLLGLLAEEPASWEAGDLVEILPLNGQPRIDAFLKGMALDPSARVHVNGLGETLAQALAGRQLPARRDHLIGLQPQALVDALVPIGSREYSIASIASDGALELIVRQERHSDGNLGLGSGWLTEYLPLNGTLSLRLRRNSGFHLPETAAPMILIGNGTGLAGLRSLIRARVNAGEQRNWLLFGERNRAHDLLCGDELQGWLERGDLARLDLAFSRDQAEKVYVQDVLLQQAEEFKRWVADGACVYVCGSLQGMAAGVDAALNGMLGEAAVQQLIEDGRYRRDVY; this is translated from the coding sequence GTGGTGAAGAAGACGCTGTTCCAATTGCACTGGTTCTTTGGCATCACCGCTGGCCTGGTGCTGGCCTTGATGGGCATCACCGGGGCCCTGTACTCGTTCCAGGAAGAACTGCTGCGCGCGTTCAATGCCGATGTGCTCAAGGTCGAAGTGCGCGCCGAGGGCGTACTGCCGCCGGCCGAGCTGGTGCAACGGGTCGAGGCCCAGCAACACGACAAGGTGTCGATGCTGTGGGTTGACGTGCGTGAAGGCAACGCCGCACGCATCTTCTTCACGCCAGCTCCGGGCGAGCGCCGTGGCGAGCTGCGCTATGCCGACCCTTATACGGGCGAACTCAAAGGTGAAGTGGCCGGGCAAGGCTTCTTCAACCTCATGCTCAACCTGCACCGCTTCCTGGCCATGGGCAACACCGGCCGGCAGATCACCGGCGCCTGCACCCTGATGCTGGTGTTCTTCTGCCTGTCCGGCCTGTACCTGCGCTGGCCGCGCAAGGCGCTGGACTGGCGCACCTGGCTGACCTTCGACTGGGCGAAAAAAGGCCGTGCCTTCAACTGGGACCTGCATGCAGTGGCCGGTACCTGGTGCCTGCTGTTCTATCTTCTGTTCGCCCTGACCGGCCTGTTCTGGTCCTATGAGTGGTACCGCGAAGGCCTGAACAAGCTGCTGGCCGACGCGCCGGCAGCCGGCCAGCAACAAAAACGCGGCGAAGGCCGTGGCCGCCACGGGCCGCAGAAAGTCGACAAGAACGCCCCGCCGCTGGTGGTCGACTACGACGCCATCTGGGCCAACCTCAAGGACGCCGCAGGCCCAGGCCTTGCCGCCTACAACCTGCGCCTGCCACCGGTTGGCGGCCAGCCGGCCAACCTGTTCTACCTGCTGGACAACGCCGATCACCCGCGCGCCTTCAACACCCTGGAACTGGACCCGGCCACCGGCCAGGTTAAAAGGCACGACCGCTACTCCGACAAATCCTTCAAGGCCCAGCTGCTGCAGAGCGTCTACGCCCTGCACGTGGGCGAATACTTCGGCCTGCCGGGGCGCATCATCGTCACCATCGCCAGCTTGACCATGCCGCTGTTCTTCGTCACGGGCTGGCTGCTGTACCTCGACCGCCGCCGCAAGAAGCGCCAGGTCCGCGCAGCCCGTGGCAACGTTGCCAGCAGCAACGCCAGCGACGACAGCTGGCTGATCGGCTTTGCCAGCCAGAGCGGCTTTGCCGAACAACTGGCCTGGCAAAGTGCTGGCCAGTTGCAGGCAGCCGGCTTGCCGGTGCAGGTACGCGCGCTGGCCGAACTGCGTGAAGACGACCTGCGCCAGGCCCGCCGTGCGTTGTTCGTGGTCAGTACCTTTGGCGACGGCGAAGCACCCGACAGCGCCCGCGCCTTCGAGCGCAAGGTGCTCGGCCAGCCCTGGGCGCTGAACAACCTCAACTATGCCCTGCTCGCGCTCGGCGACCGCCAGTACCCGCACTTCTGCGGCTTCGCCCGCCGCCTGCAGGCGTGGCTGGGTGAGCGCGGTGCCAGCAGTGCATTCAGCCCGGTGGAGGTGGACAACGCCGACCAGGCCGCTCTACAGCAGTGGCAACAGGAGCTGGCGCAACTGACCGGCGCCCAGCCAGTGGCCGCCTGGCAACCGCCTAGCTTTGGCAACTGGTCACTGGTGCGTCGCGAACTGCTCAACCCGGGCAGCCAGGGCCAGCCGGTGTACTTGCTTGGCCTGCTGGCTGAAGAGCCTGCCAGTTGGGAAGCCGGCGACCTGGTTGAAATACTGCCGCTCAATGGGCAACCACGGATCGACGCGTTCCTCAAGGGCATGGCGCTGGACCCCAGCGCCCGGGTACACGTGAATGGCCTGGGCGAAACACTTGCCCAAGCCCTCGCTGGGCGCCAGTTGCCGGCGCGCCGTGATCACCTGATCGGCTTGCAGCCGCAAGCGCTGGTCGACGCGCTGGTGCCGATCGGCAGCCGCGAATACTCCATCGCCTCCATCGCCAGTGATGGCGCGCTGGAGCTGATCGTGCGCCAGGAGCGCCATAGCGATGGCAACCTGGGCCTGGGCTCCGGCTGGCTCACCGAATACCTGCCACTGAACGGCACGCTGAGCTTGCGCCTGCGGCGCAACAGCGGCTTCCACCTGCCGGAGACCGCAGCACCGATGATCCTGATCGGTAACGGCACCGGCCTGGCCGGCCTGCGCAGCCTGATCCGCGCACGGGTGAATGCTGGCGAACAGCGCAACTGGCTGCTGTTTGGCGAGCGTAACCGGGCGCATGACCTGCTGTGTGGTGACGAGCTGCAAGGCTGGCTTGAGCGTGGCGACCTGGCACGCCTGGACCTGGCGTTTTCGCGGGATCAGGCCGAGAAAGTGTATGTGCAGGATGTGTTGCTGCAGCAAGCCGAGGAATTCAAGCGCTGGGTGGCGGATGGCGCCTGCGTGTATGTCTGCGGCAGCCTGCAGGGGATGGCTGCGGGGGTGGATGCGGCGCTCAACGGCATGCTTGGGGAAGCGGCTGTGCAGCAGTTGATCGAGGATGGGCGGTATCGGCGGGATGTGTACTGA